A genomic segment from Nicotiana sylvestris chromosome 1, ASM39365v2, whole genome shotgun sequence encodes:
- the LOC104232543 gene encoding probable methyltransferase At1g29790 yields the protein MGESIFCFRKCRLGRIMGCIQLILGSLVIIVSFSSLLRFYSAGFFMHDEDICRHFYGASDVYDHFDIIALTSRVDEVLKKMETLQDKIEKIVQEMEKNKDQLHRSGISKLEYKRFLEEEVIKPLYSAHIALRQIRLPKVENMTIKEDPLINTFVIEEIRKYITLKENRHKKVNIYGTEGIYNTIGHACVSMKKELEEYMDYDIGSYCKDDWNIAQKLMINGCDPLPRRRCLTRASKQYQKPYPINESLWRIPDGRNVRWNNYICRNYECLSSKNPKRGYTKCSGCFEMDKEELKWVANASLPVDFMIKDVLGIKPGEIRIGLDFGIGTGTFAARMREQNVTIISTALNLGAPFSETIALRGLIPLYVTLNQRLPFFDNTMDLIHTSGLMDGWIDLQLLDFILFDWDRVLRPGGLLWIDRFFCNRKDLDDYMYMFLQFRYKKHKWAISPKSNDEVYLSALLEKPPRAL from the coding sequence ATGGGTGAGTCCATCTTTTGCTTTAGAAAATGTAGATTAGGAAGAATAATGGGTTGCATTCAGCTTATACTAGGTTCACTTGTTATAATCGTGAGCTTTTCGAGTTTGTTAAGGTTTTATTCTGCTGGATTTTTCATGCATGATGAGGATATATGTCGCCATTTCTATGGCGCGAGCGATGTCTATGATCATTTTGACATAATAGCTCTAACTTCTCGGGTTGATGAAGTGCTCAAGAAGATGGAAACTTTGCAAGATAAGATTGAAAAAATTGTCCAAGAAATGGAAAAGAACAAAGATCAGTTGCATAGAAGTGGTATTTCCAAATTGGAATACAAGAGATTCTTggaagaagaggtgattaagcctTTATATTCAGCTCATATTGCCCTTAGGCAAATTAGATTGCCTAAAGTTGAGAATATGACAATTAAAGAAGACCCTTTGATTAATACCTTTGTGATTGAGGAGATCCGAAAGTATATTACCCTGAAGGAAAATAGACATAAGAAGGTTAACATTTATGGAACAGAAGGGATTTATAACACGATAGGGCATGCTTGTGTATCGATGAAGAAAGAATTGGAGGAATATATGGATTATGATATTGGTTCATATTGTAAAGATGATTGGAACATCGCGCAGAAGCTTATGATTAATGGTTGTGATCCATTGCCAAGGAGAAGGTGTTTGACGAGGGCATCTAAGCAATATCAAAAGCCTTATCCGATTAATGAATCTTTATGGAGGATCCCGGATGGGAGAAATGTTAGGTGGAACAATTATATTTGCAGGAACTACGAGTGCTTATCGAGTAAGAATCCTAAACGAGGCTATACTAAGTGCAGTGGATGTtttgaaatggataaagaagagCTAAAATGGGTAGCAAATGCTTCACTTCCTGTGGATTTTATGATCAAAGATGTTTTGGGAATTAAGCCGGGGGAGATCAGAATTGGTCTTGATTTTGGTATTGGTACGGGGACTTTTGCTGCAAGAATGAGAGAGCAGAATGTGACAATTATCTCGACTGCACTGAATCTTGGAGCTCCTTTCAGCGAGACGATAGCACTTAGGGGTTTAATTCCACTATATGTGacattgaaccaaaggcttccaTTCTTTGATAACACTATGGATTTGATCCACACATCTGGACTTATGGATGGTTGGATTGATCTGCAGCTGTTGGATTTTATCCTATTTGACTGGGATCGGGTTTTAAGACCAGGAGGCTTGTTATGGATCGATCGATTCTTTTGTAATAGAAAGGATCTGGATGACTATATGTACATGTTTCTGCAATTCAGGTACAAAAAGCATAAGTGGGCTATTTCTCCCAAGTCCAATGATGAAGTTTATCTTTCTGCATTATTAGAAAAGCCTCCTCGAGCGTTATGA